The Salvelinus fontinalis isolate EN_2023a chromosome 9, ASM2944872v1, whole genome shotgun sequence genome has a window encoding:
- the LOC129861839 gene encoding uncharacterized protein LOC129861839 yields MVIVLCTCKEYNRYSGYIKSVQLLWEKQCCAQQKSLLKQFLVLQQQGEVPSHISLTDIREWLIAKGRNYFKNTFQSEIKEGKNLYLAELAWEVKRRLRLEELEREVCRELRLERRIGQPGSQMGDWRPLGMETHTPLVMDSPFRHFTSSMDTLSSQISTKNLKVARLHTARPRSARPPTERPSSDSDHSGTFSTVMTCSPHSASPSVMTVRDLLLMIGHITSSVLEEVNGILIPALVDLIRLRASESAAESLLPISRDTNEDSTQGSVSCTSLLSKVNVICLTQSPDSRSSPISIDEPVTAVQTCCSSSSLSSEERAHSSSSQISTKNLLATGPRSTRPQSAKPPPVKPSPAKPPSDKPSSAKPPSDKPPSAKPPPAKPQSAKPPPAKPQSAKPPPAKPQSAKPPPAKLQSAKLQSAKLPPATLQSAKPQSAKPPPAKLQSAKLQSAKPPPAKLQSAKPQSAKPPPAKLQSAKLPPAKLQSAKPPPAKLQSAKPPPAKLQSAKPPTATDYSGTLSAVVGRGHVIPVKLTLAPFSSLLSSKETNTNLPSSSRPSSCSIKLLDSRSDIPCSLAVSSISTVPGHDSSSSPVRENQFATEVSSICLSQDRNGQGGSVTLPAPLDVSLPSIIERAGGLVCSVISKSLAIVEARSSVNGEEDSPSPTTVSHSPTRVFVSHLRSSPLGEDLVDSTLADVISVLKMEGILSSSPTLEEELLDLSSSCSSSSSETLQCVSVGPLGSGSETSLKLLGGRTLSIATPTAHVITEDLEVYSDEIIDEILIIMRTKKDDDSGSDVSGASTPCSTPAPQSRSSSALRGVLPHDRRILSTTLLGIQNTLDSENLSGECSISPQDNARVLEMIKLLQRCLDGTPSESSIHITDVASPLGFPLPVSLHAVQSCVFATDKDLKAERVKGVFESLRSQFMSYSIKPVSNIITRATTKMAASNQVSLETPQAASAKSDAVAQNLISSVLFQVANVSCSDDIEGLGDHLRCPSTLTRVLTPLTSEKATLTPAVLKIRREMCKEVATELQSFLIKESLTGTQTPSNGHACTSGSAPREAVRDILRKTKEEASNKSLNNIFSVNLDERLTDSIADALYPKLHDTLESKRELQASYYSSQISCSLSPFEVESSLALQEFTDPLSESVLCLLDRTFGDKAQNLKTGGGVLQYVTDPAYKKLLIGPHTNDVNVVVHTIAVEELPVEGCIAQSEAIHGLHKKQELPSSGRGYETPSPTNCLLEGVVGKLVRKMLFQGLDIPEVPMNDSRSESFKLQYELVAKLCPLMVRTLMATTIANQPPTIQEAVMSSENIHVKELCEAGIKPLKENHVPDDSETNIMVRRALSEIESCMIETSDEDSPSLHSTPEVVVDLITKLLHGYELDSEDFASPVSSPTTTLSDVAMDMVVSVLRDMSDSPDVTSALEMTKDLKTPYSRPSSARIVSALCRELEEHMGSPDALRRALCRGSGEMTTAIASAVTREVNRLGSIVPKVSVRPLSSDICIRTEQDKVMVKSRCGSAEVKAAQPVYIIVHVEAVMDIIVRLRSLIVLRTQDKLASWTLVEDVTNKLSSALWVRVTNRWREANVCLKATDIFQLVLSVHRKLMQRYGTEEALQKILCHKAPKLHKDIVCLVTNAIMDAPSKLQGTKNLESTLNLKELTALFNEMTTRQSLNKKAEQSSIKTEIEQPECSTVEQVTSGSSSFTRELILEEVLMKLVKKICHMPKRINKHQRIQISDLVTELIRLFDDEVAKYLIEEMGSQQKSFNSKMTSKLADAIYTDLGKVKRLKRSLKIDDLFEDQEMLSIVSVIVSHKLLGILKPSVPSETSDLEDSCSDDVEDAESEGVHYATGRKSKMSIVLKDTTDQPEMYIAVDSPPMIKLSKMRKGIRDFFWGVQKAWKRLVTCKSSGSSDG; encoded by the exons ATGGTCATT GTGCTGTGTACGTGTAAAGAGTACAATCGCTACAGTGGCTACATCAAGTCAGTTCAGTTGCTGTGGGAGAAGCAGTGCTGTGCCCAGCAG aaaagTCTTTTGAAACAGTTCCTAGTCTTGCAGCAGCAAGGGGAGGTTCCGTCCCACATCTCACTGACGGATATTAGAGAATGGCTCATTGCCAAGGGCAGGAACTACTTCAAGAACAC GTTTCAGAGTGAAATTAAAGAGGGGAAGAACCTTTACTTGGCCGAACTGGCTTGGGAGGTGAAACGACGCCTCAGGCTTGAGGAGCTGGAAAGAGAAGTGTGCAGGGAGCTGCGCCTGGAGCGCCGAATTGGACAG CCTGGTAGCCAGATGGGAGATTGGAGACCCCTGggcatggagacacacacacctctggtaaTGGACTCTCCCTTCAGACACTTTACCTCCTCGATGGACACTCTTTCCAGTCAGATCTCGACTAAGAACCTCAAGGTTGCTAGGCTACATACTGCCAGACCACGTTCTGCCAGACCACCAACTGAAAGACCTAGCAGTGACTCTGATCACTCTGGAACCTTTTCTACTGTGATGACCTGCTCACCACATTCAGCTAGCCCGTCAGTG ATGACTGTTAGGGACTTGCTGCTCATGATTGGGCACATAACAAGCTCAGTATTGGAGGAGGTAAATGGCATCCTGATCCCTGCCTTGGTTGACCTTATAAGGCTGAGAGCTTCAGAAAGTGCTGCAGAGAGTTTGCTCCCCATCAGCAGAGACACCAACGAAGATTCAACCCAGGGCTCTGTCAGCTGTACCTCCTTACTCTCCAAAGTCAATGTGATCTGTCTCACTCAGAgtcctgacagtaggtcctccccAATCTCCATTGATGAACCAGTCACTGCTGTCCAGACTTGTTGTAGCAGCAGTTCTCTGTCCAGTGAGGAACGAGCACactcttcctccagtcagatcTCTACTAAGAACCTCCTGGCTACTGGGCCACGTTCTACCAGGCCCCAATCTGCCAAACCGCCACCTGTTAAACCatcacctgctaaaccaccatctgataaaccgtcatctgctaaaccaccatctgataaaccaccatctgctaaaccaccacctgctaaaccacaatctgctaaaccaccacctgctaaaccacaatctgctaaaccaccacctgctaaaccacaatctgctaaaccaccacctgctaaactacAGTCTGCTAAACTACAATCTGCTAAACTACCACCGGCTACActacaatctgctaaaccacaatctgctaaaccaccacctgctaaattaCAGTCTGCTAAGctacaatctgctaaaccaccacctgctaaactacaatctgctaaaccacaatctgctaaaccaccacctgctaaattaCAGTCTGCTAAACTACCACCGGCTAAActacaatctgctaaaccaccacctgctaaattacaatctgctaaaccaccacctgctaaactacaatctgctaaaccacctaCTGCCACTGACTACTCTGGAACCTTATCTGCTGTGGTAGGTCGTGGGCATGTCATCCCTGTCAAACTGACCTTGGCCCCTTTCTCCTCCTTACTCTCCAGCAAAGAGACCAACACCAACCTCCCCTCCAGCAGCCGCCCCTCCTCGTGCTCTATCAAGCTTTTAGACAGTAGGAGTGACATTCCTTGCTCCCTGGCTGTGAGCTCTATTTCAACTGTTCCTGGACATGACTCTAGCAGCAGCCCTGTGCGGGAGAATCAATTTGCTACTGAGGTCTCGTCGATCTGCCTCAGCCAAGATAGAAATGGCCAAGGAGGGAGTGTGACACTTCCAGCCCCTTTGGATGTTTCCCTCCCCTCCATTATTGAGCGGGCTGGTGGACTTGTATGTTCCGTCATCTCCAAGTCTTTAGCAATTGTGGAGGCGCGGTCAAGTGTGAATGGTGAGGAGGACTCTCCATCTCCCACCACAGTCTCCCATTCTCCTACAAGGGTGTTTGTCAGCCACTTAAGGAGTAGCCCACTAGGTGAGGACCTTGTAGATTCAACACTTGCGGATGTTATCTCTGTCCTGAAAATGGAGGGAATTCTTTCCTCCTCTCCGACTTTGGAGGAGGAGCTGCTTGATCTCTCCTCCAGTTGTTCTTCGTCATCCAGCGAAACACTGCAATGTGTGTCTGTTGGCCCTCTTGGCAGTGGGTCGGAGACGTCCTTGAAACTTCTTGGGGGTCGTACTCTGAGTATCGCCACCCCAACGGCCCATGTTATCACAGAGGACTTAGAAGTCTACAGTGATGAGATCATTGACGAAATCCTTATTATAATGAGGACCAAAAAAGATGATGACAGTGGAAGTGACGTCTCTGGTGCATCAACACCATGCAGCACACCAGCACCACAGAGCCGGTCCTCTTCTGCACTGAGGGGAGTGCTTCCCCATGACAGGAGGATACTCAGCACAACACTTCTTGGAATCCAGAACACACTAGACAGTGAGAACCTCTCAGGAGAGTGCTCCATCTCACCACAGGACAATGCCAGAGTCCTGGAGATGATAAAGTTGCTGCAGAGGTGCCTTGATGGGACACCCTCAGAGTCCTCCATCCATATCACAGATGTGGCTTCACCCTTGGGCTttcctctccctgtatctctccatgCTGTTCAGTCGTGTGTATTTGCCACTGACAAAGACCTAAAGGCAGAAAGAGTGAAGGGAGTCTTTGAAAGCCTGAGATCCCAGTTTATGAGCTACTCCATCAAGCCTGTGAGTAACATCATTACCAGGGCAACAACAAAGATGGCTGCCTCCAATCAGGTTAGTTTAGAGACACCCCAGGCAGCATCAGCAAAATCAGATGCTGTGGCTCAGAACCTTATTAGTTCGGTTTTATTTCAAGTTGCCAATGTGTCCTGCTCTGATGACATAGAGGGTCTGGGTGATCATCTCAGATGCCCCTCAACTTTGACCAGAGTTCTGACACCTTTGACCTCTGAGAAAGCTACACTGACACCTGCTGTTCTGAAGATCAGAAGGGAGATGTGTAAGGAAGTGGCCACCGAACTCCAGAGTTTCTTGATCAAGGAATCCCTTACTGGCACCCAGACACCATCCAATGGACATGCTTGCACTTCTGGTTCTGCCCCAAGGGAAGCTGTGCGGGACATCCTGAGGAAAACCAAAGAGGAGGCTTCCAACAAAAGCCTGAATAATATTTTCTCTGTTAATTTGGATGAGCGGCTCACAGACTCCATTGCAGATGCCTTATATCCAAAGCTGCATGACACATTGGAGTCCAAGAGAGAGCTGCAGGCTTCTTATTACAGCTCCCAGATCAGCTGCAGCCTCAGCCCCTTTGAAGTTGAGAGCAGCCTAGCGCTCCAGGAGTTCACTGACCCACTATCTGAGTCAGTATTGTGTCTCCTGGATAGGACATTTGGAGATAAAGCTCAGAACTTAAAGACAGGCGGGGGTGTTTTACAATATGTTACAGACCCAGCCTATAAGAAGCTTTTGATTGGACCCCACACCAACGACGTCAATGTGGTTGTGCACACGATTGCAGTAGAGGAGTTGCCTGTTGAGGGTTGTATTGCGCAAAGTGAGGCCATTCATGGCCTTCACAAGAAGCAAGAGTTACCTTCCAGTGGCAGAGGGTATGAGACCCCGAGCCCTACTAATTGCCTGCTGGAGGGTGTAGTGGGCAAACTGGTACGGAAGATGCTATTTCAGGGCCTTGACATCCCTGAGGTACCCATGAACGACAGCCGCTCTGAGAGCTTTAAGCTACAGTATGAACTGGTTGCGAAGCTTTGTCCTCTGATGGTAAGGACACTCATGGCTACAACCATAGCCAATCAACCACCTACTATTCAAGAAGCAGTGATGTCTTCCGAGAACATCCATGTGAAAGAGCTGTGTGAGGCAGGTATCAAACCTCTCAAAGAGAACCATGTACCCGATGACTCTGAGACAAACATCATGGTCAGAAGGGCTTTGAGTGAAATTGAATCCTGTATGATTGAGACCTCCGACGAGGACTCTCCCAGTCTACATTCCACACCAGAGGTGGTTGTAGACCTGATCACCAAGCTGCTTCATGGGTATGAGCTTGACTCAGAGGACTTTGCATCACCTGTGTCATCCCCAACCACCACTCTCTCTGATGTGGCAATGGACATGGTGGTTTCTGTCCTTCGGGACATGTCCGATTCTCCAGACGTTACCTCAGCATTGGAAATGACCAAGGATCTCAAGACGCCGTACTCCCGCCCCTCAAGTGCAAGGATTGTaagtgccctctgcagagagctgGAGGAGCACATGGGCTCTCCTGATGCTCTGAGGCGAGCTTTGTGCCGCGGCAGTGGGGAGATGACAACAGCCATTGCAAGTGCAGTCACCAGGGAAGTCAACCGTCTTGGTTCAATCGTACCCAAAGTCTCTGTCCGGCCGCTCTCCTCAGACATCTGCATAAGGACAGAGCAGGACAAGGTCATGGTTAAGAGCCGATGTGGCTCGGCTGAGGTGAAGGCAGCCCAACCGGTGTATATTATTGTTCACGTAGAGGCGGTGATGGATATCATTGTCCGGCTGCGGTCTCTGATTGTTCTTCGGACTCAGGATAAACTGGCCAGCTGGACCCTAGTTGAGGATGTGACCAACAAACTGTCCAGTGCTCTGTGGGTGAGGGTGACTAACAGGTGGAGGGAAGCAAATGTCTGCCTGAAGGCAACAGACATCTTTCAGCTGGTGCTGTCTGTGCATAGAAAGTTGATGCAACGCTATGGCACAGAGGAAGCCCTACAGAAGATACTGTGCCACAAGGCACCCAAGCTGCACAAGGACATTGTCTGTCTTGTCACGAACGCAATTATGGATGCACCATCCAAACTTCAAGGCACCAAAAATCTGGAATCTACACTCAACTTGAAAGAATTGACAGCCTTGTTTAATGAAATGACAACCCGTCAATCTTTGAATAAGAAAGCTGAGCAGAGCAGCATCAAGACTGAGATTGAACAGCCGGAGTGCTCCACTGTGGAACAAGTGACATCCGGTTCCAGCAGCTTCACTAGGGAGCTTATATTAGAAGAAGTCCTGATGAAGCTTGTCAAGAAGATATGCCATATGCCAAAAAGGATCAACAAACATCAGCGCATCCAGATCAGTGATCTGGTGACTGAGCTGATCCGATTGTTTGATGATGAGGTGGCCAAATATCTGATTGAGGAAATGGGAAGCCAGCAA